cccccaaacacacacacagcccgtacacagacatatatcacacacacaggtaaacGCACCAACCGCCATCCTGTGGGCTCGGGCCCTCCCCGCCCCTGGTGCCAGCTTACATGACGTCACACAGACTAGTTGCCAGGTTACTGACGTCACACAGCTGGCGTTGCTGGGTTACGGACGTCACTTGCGGTAAAGTGCGGCGCGgattcaaatcaggagccacgtgactggGAGCGGCCCCGCCTCCgactgtgggagtgggcggggCGCTTGTTCAGCTGTACCGGGCCGCGATTGGTGCAGAGAGCTGTCAATCAGCTGCTTGCAGCCAATAGTAGAGACGGATCACGTTTGACACCCTAAGCGCGCTCTGCGCATATCCCGGATGTTGACGGTTGGTGAAGGAAAAATCAAAATGGCGGAAAGTGAGCGcggccggggggagagggagccgggggctgagggtgagtgtcccggggggagagggagccgggggctgagggtgagtgtcccggggggagagggagccgggggctgagggtgagtgtcccggggggagagggagccgggggctgagggtgagtgtcccggggggagagggagccgggggctgagggtgagtgtcccggggggagagggagccgggggctgagggtgagtgtcccggggggagagggagccgggggctgagggtgaatgtcccgggggggggggagagagagccgggggctgagggtgagtgtcccggggggagagggggctgagggtgagtgtcccggggggagagggagccgggggctgagggtgagtgtcccggggggagagggagccgggggctgagggtgaatgtcccggggggggggagagagagccgggggctgagagtgagtgtcccggagggagagggagccgggggctgagggtgagtatcCCGggtgggagagggagccgggggctgagagtgagtgtcccggggggagagggggctgagggtgagtgtcccgggggctgagggtgtgtCCTGGGATGGGGTGCGGGGTGAAGAGGGAGCCGGGACACTTGCTCTAGTGCTAGAGACTGGCGGGTACAGAATATAACCAACACTCACATACCAATTACTGACAGTTACAGCTTTaatccacactcacaaaccagatactgacaggtacatattGAGCACCACACTTATCTACCAGAAACtgagagatacagaataaaacccacactcgcgtACCGGGAAattacaggtacagattaaacacacACTCGCATATCAAACTGGAAGGTGCTGATTAATCCCACActgacatatcagaaactgacaggtacagaataaaatacacactcacataccagaaactgacaggtacacatcatacccatactcacataccagaaactgacaggtacaatttTAACCCAAACTCATCTGCTAGAAACTGACAGGTCTTGAGTctcaagagaagtagtggcagggattgtggatgcattggttgttacttaccaaaattccttggattctggcaaggtcccaggagattggaaaactgcaaatgtaacgtcccctattttaaaaagaggaagcagacaaaaagcaggaagctctaGAACAGTTAATCCAACATAACGAACAGGGTGGTAAAGTGTATGGGGCAGTGATTTATAGCTTtgcaggaacaagagaggaaagaatgttccacagAATCTAGAATCGTCTGTTATGTATTTCTGttctgtacttgcagtaatgatttttgtaaacacCTTTTCCAGGTTAtcaaaaggggaggatttgcagatgggaaactcaaactaaacatcaTGTCGAGATCGGACGGAATCACTCGATTTCTCAGGTCCTGAatttcatcggcctttgaatgtggaaggagaaaagtttgtctgttctgtctgtgcgaacagatttcaaacatcggtGTGACTGgggaagcactgagacacacacacacccgagtgagagtgttccagtgcactgactggaaagagctttaaccagttacacagactgacaaAACATCGCAGCATTGAAAGCGGgtagaaactgtacacgtgttctgtgtgtggtcaaggcttcaactgatcgtccaacctggagagacacaaggacacccgcaccatggagaaaccgtgggaatgtggagactgtgggaagggattcaattacccgtgtCAGCTGGAAGTACATcagcacagtcacactggggaaagaccgttcacttgctctgaatgtgggaagggattcactcagtcatctcgccttctaactcaccagcgagttcacactggggagaggccattcacctgctcagagtgtgggaagggattcactcagtcatgccacctgctgatacaccagcgagttcacactggggagaggccgttcacctgctccgagtgtgggaaaggattcactctgtcatccaacCTGTTGATACatcagcgggttcacactggggagaggccgttcacctgctctgaatgtgggaaaggattcactctgtcatcccgccttctaactcaccagcgagttcatactgaggagaggccgttcacctgctctgagtgtgggaagggcttcactgcttcatcccacctgctgagacaccagagagtacacactggggagagaccgttcacctgctctgagtgtgggaaagaattcactcagtcatccaacctgctgagacaccagcgagttcacactggggagaggctgtttacttgctccgagtgtgggaagggattcactcagttatccaacctgctgatacaccagctagttcacactggggagaggccgttcacctgctccgagtgtgggaagggattcactcagtcatctggcctgctgagacaccagcgcgttcacactggggagaggccgttcacctgctctgagtgtgggaagggattcactcggtcatcccacctgctgatacaccagcgagttcacactggggagaggccgttcacttgcactgtgtgtgggaagggattcactcagtcatctgacctcactggacaccagcgagttcacactggggaaagaccattcacctgctcagtgtgtgggaagggattcactcgatcatccaggctgctgatacaccagcgacttcacaagtgactgcagggtttggattctgctgttgtcccagattgaatcgtgtccattcctacagttgggctttctttctgctgatattaattacccctataactgggctggagtttaatattagggatatttgaccaattaatcaacgggaaaagggTGAGATTAAAAATTAATGCTGATTGTGTCTGCATCCATACCTCActctttaaaaaacataagaaataggagcaggagtaggccattggtcactcgaacctgctccgccatttaataagatcatggctgatctgatcttgggcacagctccacttgcctgcctgctccccataacccttcactctcttattgctcaaaaatctggctgtctccatcttaaatatattcaatgacccagcctccacagctctctggggtagagaaagattcacgaccctcagagaagaaatttcccctcatcagtTCTAAatcagcgaccccttattcttaaactatgcccctaattctagattcccccacgagtggaaatatcctctgcatcgaccttgtcgagtcccctcagtatcatattttaataagatcacctctgattcttctgaactccaatgtgtgtaggcctaacctgctcaacctatccccataagtcaaccccttcatctcaggaatcaaactagtgaagcttctccaatgcaagtatatccctccttaaataaggagatcaaaactgtacgcagtactctaggtgtggcctcaccaataccctgtacagttatagcagtacttccctgcttttatacttcatcccccttgcaataaaggccaacatttctgttggcttcataattacttgctgaacctgcagaataactttttgtgtttcacacacaagaacaccgaggtccctctgtactgcagcattttgtaatatctctattatttaaataataaattgtatttttatttttcctgccaaagtggataaccttgcactttcccacattatactcaatctgccaaatattagcccactcactgagcctgtctacatccatttgcagattctttgtgtcctccttcaatttgctttctcatccatctttgtatcatcagcaaacttggccacattacactctgtcccttcatccaagtcatgattaTAGATtggaaataattgaggacccagcaccgatccctgtggcaccccattagtcaccgtttgtcaaccggaaaatgatccatttattccgactctgtctctgttagttagccaatcatctatccatgctaatatattacttccaaacccgtgaacttttatcgtgcagtCACCTGttatatggtaccttatcgaaagcctcttggaaatccaaataccccacatccattggtttccccttatccaccctgctcattacatcctccaagaactccagcaaatttgtcaaacatgatttccctttcattaaaatcatgctgactctgcttgtctgtattatgcttttccaaatgtcccactactgtttctttaacaatggactccagctttttcccagcaacagatgttagggtacctagtctatagtttcctgttttctatctccctccctttttaaataggaatgttacatttgtggttttccaaaccgctgggaccgctccacaatccagggagttttggcagatttcatccaatgcatccactatctctgcagccacttcttttaagaccctaggatgcaggccaccagttccaggggatttgtccacctttagtcccattattttaccgagtactactactttagtgatagttaatgttttaagttcctccctccctatatccccttgattatctattattgggatgtatttagtatcttctaccatgaagaccaatacaaaatatcaaaagggttttactcaaatactgaaagctgcaacaaatggagctaaagTTTGTTAaacaattgataataaaatgaattgaatctgcaggttggttttggatttctctgggatggagccgGACATGAAgtgccttgaaataccgccggtgtccagtagatgacgctgtccctCCAATTAATTCAGCCTGATTGGAGCGTGACTGCCCCCTagagcaggaggaatgagggcagaTCCAGgttagacactgaacatactgcaccccacagggacatcacacactgcccctccctggggcaactCAGGGTTAGACACTGAACATACGGCACACTATAGGTGATGCACGAActgccctgtctctgggggagtcaCTGCTGGAGGGTCCCCAGACAGAAGTGGAACTTCTCCAAAACTTCTGGTCATGAATCCTGAGTCAGATTGATGCCGAGTCCCCACATTCTGCGCTGCAGCCTGAGAAGCCACAGAGACCACGTCGGACGTCACAGACCCTGGAGAAGCCCCCAGAGCCTTGGCCCACAGACCTGGGACATTGGGTCTCCACACAGGGGGAGCGATCCCTCAGCCTACCCCCCAGATACCCCAGCTTTGGCCCACAGACCTGGGACACTGGGTCTCCACCCAGGGGGAGCAATCCCTCTGCCCACCCCCCAGATATCCCAGAGTTTTGGCCCACAGACCTGGGACACTGGGTCTCCACATGGGGAGAGCGATCCCTCAGCCCACCCCCCATATACCCCAGAGCCTTGGCCCACAGACCTTGGACACTGGGTCTCCACACGGGGGGGACCaatccctcttcccaccccccagatATCCCAGAGCCTTGGTCCACAGACCTGGGACACTGGGTCTCCACACGGGGGGGAGCGATCCCACTGCCAatccagacaccccccccccccccacccctgcccccatgTTAGCTGCACTGTCACTGTGCGCTGTGGGGAGTTACATTTATCCACAGcagctctcctcccctgaagatgctgactctggctgggtgcagaaaTACACTGCAATCCTTTTTCCTTCCCACAATTTACTCAGGAAATGTGCCCCACTTAccaggcactggacaggactggagCAGTCAGTGCctcccccagactgacccagagccagccccccaccatccccccctcacccttccctgtcccagactgacccacacaccgccctcaccctccctgtcccagactgaaccgccCCTGCAGCGCCTCTTTGTCTCCCTCCTCCGAAAAGGAGGGACATATAAGAATatcagaaatagaagcaggagtcggccattcggcccctcgagcctgctccgccatttaatacgatcatggctgatctgatcatagactcagctccacttccctgcccgttccccataacccttcactcccttatcgctcaaaaatctgtctatctccgccttaaatatattcaatgacccagcctccacagctctctggggcagagaattccacagattcatgaccctcagagaagaaatttctcctcatctcagttttaaatgggcggccccttattctgagactatgtcccctagccttagtttccctcatcagtggaaatatcctctctgcatccaccttgtcgagccccctcattatcttatttgtttcaataagatcacctctcattcttctgaactccaatgtgcatagaatgtgtataggtccaatctactcaacctatcctcataagtcaaccacctcacctctggaatcaactgagtgaaccttctctgaacagcctccaatgcaagtatatcctttctttaaatacggagaccaaaactgcacgcagtactccaggtggggccttaccaataccttgtagagttgcagcaggacttctctgcttttagactctatcccccttgcaataaaggccaacattccattggccttcctgattacttgctgtacctgcatactaactttttgtgtttcatgtccaaggacccccaggtccctctgtactgcagcaatttgcaatttttctccatttaaattataatttgcttttctattatttctgccaaagtggataaactcacattttcccacattatactctatctgccaaatttttgcccactcacttagcctgtctatatccctttacagattatttgtgtcctcaatttgctttcccacccatctttgtttcatcagcaaacttggctacattacactcggtcccttcatccaagtcattaatatagattgtaaatagttgaggacccagcactgatccctgtgacaccccactagtcactgttttccaaccggaaaatgactcatttatcccgactctctgttttctgttagttagccaatcctctattggaaccggttccaattcctggggcattggaaccggttctgggggaggtaggaccagtacaaactggacgatctgcacccgggcaggactggaaccaatgtcctcgggggagtgtttgcttgtgctgttggggaggagttaaactaatatggcagggggatgggaaccaatgcagggagacagagggaagtagaatgggggcagaagcaaaagatagaaaaggagaatagtaaaagtggagggcagagaaacccaaggcaaaaagcaaaaagggccacattacagcaaaattctaaaggggcaaagtgtgttaaaaagacaagcctgaaggctctgtgcctcaatgcgaggagtatttggaataaggtagacgaattaactgcgcagatagcaattaacgggtagatgtaattggcattatggagacatagctctagggtgaccaaggctgggaactcaacattcaggggtattcaacatttaggaaggatagacagaaaagaaaaggaggaattgcagcgttgctggttaaagaggaaattaatgcaatagtaaggaaggacattagcctggatgatgtggaatcggtatgggtggagccacggaataccaaagggcagaaaatgctagtgggagttgtgtacagaccaccaaacagtagtagtgaggtttgggacagcatcaaacaagaaataagggatgcgtgcaataaaggtacagcagttatcatgggtgactttaatctacatattgattgggctaacctaactgcagtgcagtggaggaggatttcctggagtgttttagggatggttttgtagaccaatatatcgaggaaccaagtagagggctggccatcctagactgggtgatgtgtaatgagaaaggattaatcagcaatcttgttgtgcgaggccccttgaggaagagtgaccgtaatatggtagaattctttattaagatggagagtgacacagttaattcagagactagggtcctgaacttaaggaaaggtaacttcgagggtatgagacgtgaattggctagaatagactggcgagtgatacttaaagggttgacggtggataggcaatggcaaacatttaaagatcaaatggatgaacttcaacaattgtacatccctgtctggagtaaagacaaaatgggcaaggtggctcaaccatggctaacaagggaaattaaggatagtgttaaatccaaggaagaggcatataaattggccagaaatagaagcaaacctgtggactgggagaatttgtaatacagcagaggacaaagggtttaattaggagggggaaaatagagtatgagaggaagctcgttgggaacataaacactgactgcaaaagcttctgcagatatgtgaagagaaaaagattaatgaaaacaaacgtaggtcccttgcaatcagattcatgtgaatttataatggggaacaaagaaatggcggaccaattaaacaaatactttggttctgtcttcacgaaggaagacacaaataaccacctcccggatatactaggggaccgagggtctagtgagaaggaggaactgaaggaaatccttattaggcgggaaactgtgttagggaaattgataggattgaaggccgataaatccccagggcctgatagtctgcatcccagagtacttaaggaaatagccctagaaatagtggatgcattggtgatcattttccaacagtctattgactctggatcggttcctatggactggaggatagctaatataacaccactttttaagaaaggagggagagagaaaacaggtaattatagaccggttagcctgacatcagtagtggggaaaatgttggaatcaattatcaaagacgaaatagcagcacatttgaaaagcagtgacaggatcagtccaagtcagcatggatttatgaaggggaaatcatgcttgacaaatgttctagaattttttgagatgtaactggtagagtggacaagggagaatcagtggatgtggttttgacaaggttccacacaagagattggtgttcaaaatgaaagcacatggtattgggggtaatgtactgacgtggatagagaactggttggcagacaggaagcagagtcgggataaacgggtccttttcagaatggcaggcagtgaataatggggtgccgcagggctcagtgctgtgaccccagctatttacaatatacattaatgatttggatgagggaattaggtgtaatatctccaagtttgcagatgacactaagctgggtggcggtgtgagctgtgaggaggacagatgaagtataatgtggataaatgtgaggttatccattttgggtgtaaaaacataaaggcagaatattatctgaatggcagcagattaggaaaatgggaggtgcagtgagacctgggtgtcatggtacatcagtcattgaaagttggcatgcaagttcagcaggcgatgaaggcggcaaatagtatattggccttcatagcgaggggatttgagtacaggagcagtgaggtcttgctgcagttgtacagggccttagtgagtcctcacctggaatattgtgttcagttttggtcccctaatctgaggaaggacgttcttgctattgggggagtgcagcaaagtttcaccagactgattcccgggatggctggactgacacacaaggagagactggatcgactgggcctgtattcactggagtttagaaggatgagaggggatctcatagaaacatataaaattctgacgggactgcacaggttagatgcaggaagaatgttcccaatgttggggaagtccagaaccaggggacatagtctaaggataaggggtaagccatttaggactgagatgaggagaaacttcttcactcagagttgttaacctgtggaattccctaccgcagagagttgttgatgccagttcattggatatattcaagagggagttagatatggcccttacggctaaggggatcaaggggtatagagagaaagcaggaaaggggtactgagggaatgatcagccatgttattgaatggtggtgcaggcccgaagggctgaatggcctactcctgcacctattttctatgtttctatgtgcaataaggctaactttgaacttatcGACACTATCCCCGAGCTGAGTTAGTTTAAATGCTTTCTCAAAGCATGCTCAACAGCCTCTGCCAGCCTTTTGGCTCCCAAGAAGTTAAGATGGAGACTGTCCCTCTGAAACAACTTACCTTGTCTAGCGAACACCTCCCAATTATCGATGAAGTGAAGCTTCTTTTTGCAGAGGTCCCGGAGCCAGATGTTGAACCCTATGATTCGGCTATTCCTCTCCATCGATCTGGACATGACTGGGAATAGCTACTACCCTTGCACCCCTTTGCTGAAGGACATCTATGAGGCTTTTGTCGGAATCATGCAAAACAAATGGACTTCTATCCATGATATCATTAGTTCCAATATGTAAACCTGTTACAGTATCTTTTCACTCACCTTTCATTAGTTCTTCCGCACAATCCTGGAGATCAGCTACCTTGGCCCCTGGAAAACAGAAGATTACTCTTGACAGAGCCTTACCTCTACATAGGGTGCTCTATGTGTGCCTGATGATAGAGTCCCCAATGAGGATTGCCCCTTGCCTCTTGCTATTTGTTGGCTGTTCAAATGATGTCCTCCTGGACTATGCAGCCTTCCTCTTATCTTTTCCAAGATGCTGATGTGAGCATTGAGGTTCGGTGTCACTGGTGCTGACCTCACTGTCTGTTGTGTTCTCCAAATCACAAAGCGGGACATACCTGTTTGAAGTAATAAGAGAATCTAAAGAAATTCTCCCTTTAAATGGGCATAGAGACTCTCCCTTTAAACAGCAACAGAGATGATGTGAAACTAAGAAAGAAGCATTATTGTCCGATTAAAAGTAAACCGGATGCTGGCGCCTGTAAATAGCAGACATCCGACTGACCCTCgactgctgaagctgtcgttgtcagaaCCAGGGGGCGAGGACAATGTTTGAGCCGGGGTGCtatgcatggcgatgacatcagcaTCACGAAGCGCAGCAAAGCGGGGCGAACTGTGTTACCGCCGTCGCAAAACTCCCAAATTTAGCGGGAGGCACTGTTCTCACTGCGTCCAGTCACAAACTCATTTACAACCCGTTATCGCCAAATTTCACCCCCTCTCCCTTTAAACACGGATAGAGATGCTTCaaatttaaacaggcacagagacacctcaaatcgctggagaaataccaccaacgatgtctccgcaagatcctgggaggtcagacgcaccaacatcagtgttcttgatcagaccaacatccccagcattgaagcactgaccgcactcgaccagctccgctgggcaggccacatcgtccgcatgcccgacacaacactcccaaagcaagcgctctactcggagctccttcacggcaagcgaaccccaggtgggcagaggaaacgttacatggacaccctcaaagcctccctgataaaatgcaacgtccccactgacacctgggagtccctggccaaagaccgccctaaatggaggaggtgcattggggagggcactgagcacctcgagtcttgtcaccgagagcgtgcagaaatcgagtgcaggcagcggaaggagcgtgcggcaaacctgtcccaccctccccttccctcaacctctgtctgtcccacctgtgacagggactgtggttctcgtattggactgttcagtcacctgagaactcatttttagaatggaagcgagtcttcctcgattccgagggattgcctaggatgatgatgaaacAGGCACagtgacactgcccctttaaacagacACAGAGCCTTAAACTTTGAAGAGAGCCTGCCCCTTTAAGGAGCGCGCCCTGTATTTTTCACATTGATTGATTGGAGCCAAGCCCCGTCCCCCGCcgctgattggcgcggagcagcgcgcgCTGGGTGGGCGGATGGCCCGCgcggcctcgccattggctgcgggctgagtggcgGCGCGCGGGCGGGTTGGCGGTTGGTGGCGGGCTCCGCTCGCGGACCGGGATGTTCGGAGAGCCGCAGCGGGTGAGGCGGGGacttgtgcgcaggcgcggggccagcccaTTGTGGAGCTTGTCCGCGGGCGGGCGGCCGGACGTTTCGCAGCCGCAGCGGAGGAGGGAGGAACGGCCCGGGGCGCGCCCAGGCTCCCTGcggactcacacactcactgacaccgcgggcggCGGCTGCAGGGGAGCTTCGGGCAGGGCCGGGCCTCGGTTACTGGCGGTGGGAGAGGGATGGCGGTTACTGGGGAGTTCTGCCGCCATCTTTGTGCTGCACGGGGCCTCCTGCTCGCCGCAGGAGCGAGAGGGGCGGGGCTTGTTCTGACGTCATATTGCGGCCCATTGTCCGGCTGCAGGGCAgagagcatgcgcggcggccatcttagtgCAGGGAATCCGTCAGGTACAAGATGGTGACCAGTGACATGAATCAAGCTGCAatagctggggtggttctccttggagcagtaacGGTGCAGGGCAGTTTTACAGAGGTGgttacaatcaggaaggctttcgattgagtcagggaacagagtggttctgctcacagaatcagagaatggttacagcacggaagcccattcggcccatcgagcccatgccagctcccagcgagtcccctttccccctcgccaatcgccttaaatctgtggtttctggacccttccgccaatgggaacagtttctctctgtccagacccctcatgatgatgaacacctctatcaaatctcctctcaaccatctctgctccaaggagaacagcttcagtttctccagtctatccacgtaactgaagtccctcatctcgtgaatcattcttgtaaatctttactgcaccctcttgagggccttcacatcctaaagtgcggtgcccagaattggaca
This is a stretch of genomic DNA from Pristiophorus japonicus isolate sPriJap1 unplaced genomic scaffold, sPriJap1.hap1 HAP1_SCAFFOLD_29, whole genome shotgun sequence. It encodes these proteins:
- the LOC139248260 gene encoding zinc finger protein 432-like is translated as MEKPWECGDCGKGFNYPCQLEVHQHSHTGERPFTCSECGKGFTQSSRLLTHQRVHTGERPFTCSECGKGFTQSCHLLIHQRVHTGERPFTCSECGKGFTLSSNLLIHQRVHTGERPFTCSECGKGFTLSSRLLTHQRVHTEERPFTCSECGKGFTASSHLLRHQRVHTGERPFTCSECGKEFTQSSNLLRHQRVHTGERLFTCSECGKGFTQLSNLLIHQLVHTGERPFTCSECGKGFTQSSGLLRHQRVHTGERPFTCSECGKGFTRSSHLLIHQRVHTGERPFTCTVCGKGFTQSSDLTGHQRVHTGERPFTCSVCGKGFTRSSRLLIHQRLHK